The following are encoded in a window of Haemorhous mexicanus isolate bHaeMex1 chromosome 7, bHaeMex1.pri, whole genome shotgun sequence genomic DNA:
- the LOC132329612 gene encoding collagen alpha-1(I) chain-like → MPRRATGERGRRAAAGPRSPWATGPGSGPGWRAERVRPCGAAPGQPRPAPPRGSAGPARRQGRARPVRRQRGAGRAGAAPGATWRPRCRPGEQVGAGEGSRGAGRHGAGNAGLRGAGAPAARSAEPQRGTGSPRAQGRAGQLSSERSSRELGTRTAFAKADSGMDGRLQAWGPHPPQLQVMVSRTPARGPHPQKCGLLEELPGDSSDPGLCGSGALAAHRLPRARVLVTQPQEQYCTLGLVVLGDLIVLRVDSRPKQPPHGPRLSPRCSVRGKSCTPELSTRAGCAPKAAPCIPVRPPVRQ, encoded by the exons ATGCCCCGCCGGGCTACGGGCGAGCGGGGCCGCCGGGCCGCCGCCGGGCCGCGCTCCCCATGGGCGACGGGGCCGGGGTCGGGGCCGGGCTGGCGGGCGGAGCGGGTCCGGCCGTGCGGAGCGGCGCCGGGACAGCCCaggccggccccgccccggggcAGCGCGGGTCCCGCTCGGCGGCagggccgggcccgccccgTCCGGCGGCAGCGGGGAGCGGGACGGGCCGGCGCGGCCCCCGGCGCCACGTGGCGTCCGCGCTGCAGGCCCGGGGAGCAGGTcggtgctggggagggcagcCGGGGAGCGGGACGGCACGGAGCCGGCAACGCCGGGCTCCGCGGGGCGGGCGCCCCCGCAGCGCGCTCGGCTGAGCCTCAGCGAGGGACAGGCTCCCCTAGAGCGCAGGGGAGGGCAGGCCAGCTCAGCAGCGAACGCTCCTCCCGGGAGCTGGGAACCCGAACAGCTTTTGCCAAGGCTGACTCGGGCATGGACGGCCGGCTGCAGGCCTGGGGGCCTCACCCCCCTCAGCTCCAGGTGATGGTGTCCCGGACACCAGCCCGAGGCCCACATCCGCAAAAGTGTGGGCTCCT agaggagctgccCGGGGACAGCTCTGACCCTGGCCTGTGTGGGAGCGGAGCCTTGGCCGCCCACCGCCTTCCTCGGGCCAGGGTGCTGGTTACACAACCGCAGGAGCAGTACTGCACACTGGGACTTGTAGTCTTGGGGGATCTCATCGTCCTCCGCGTTGACTCGCGCCCCAAGCAGCCTCCCCACGGGCCCAGGCTCTCTCCTCGCTGTTCAGTTCGGGGCAAGAGCTGCACTCCAGAACTTAGCACCCGAGCCGGTTGTGCTCCCAAAGCTGCCCCGTGCATTCCTGTCCGCCCGCCCGTCCGGCAGTAG
- the TMEM150A gene encoding transmembrane protein 150A isoform X2 has product MPGPRMPAWGILPVTLPAFTITGMWIVYAMALSNNHICPVHNWSYNQSCDMDGPSSCCTLDHIPLVSKCGTLPPESCFFSLICSLGSFMVILVGLLRYAHLLERLGPSLLNTLGLATGWVCAAGLTMVGNFQVDHAKVLHYIGAGVAFPTSMLFLLLQSILTYRMAKTRGQYWTGHLRSILTTVAFFTLVFRWRPPAWLEEEARSVGKLSIWAPGFHWDLQPELVLPWPLQIIPAWHQ; this is encoded by the exons ATGCCAGGCCCCAGGATGCCGGCCTGGGGGATCCTGCCCGTCACGCTGCCTGCCTTCACCATCACCGGCATGTGGATCGT ATATGCCATGGCACTGTCCAACAACCACATCTGCCCTGTCCACAACTG gagtTACAACCAGTCATGTGACATGGAtggccccagctcctgctgcacgCTGGATCACATCCCCCTCGTCAG CAAGTGTGGCACCCTGCCTCCTGAGAGCTGCTTCTTCAGCCTCAtctgcagcctgggctccttCATGG TCATTCTGGTGGGCCTGCTGCGGTATGCCCACCTCCTGGAGCGCCTGGGGCCGTCCCTCCTCAACACCCTGGGGCTGGCCACTGGCTGGGTCTGCGCTGCTGGCCTCACCATGGTTGGCAACTTTCAG GTGGATCACGCCAAGGTGCTACACTACATTGGGGCAGGGGTGGCCTTTCCCACCAGCatgctgttcctgctcctgcagtccATCCTCACCTACCGCATGGCTAAAACCCGAGGGCAGTACTGGACCGGCCACTTACGTAGCATCCTCACCACTGTGGCCTTCTTCACCCTCGTCTTCA GATGGAGACCACCAGCCTGGCTTGAGGAAGAGGCAAGGAGTGTGGGGAAGTTGAGCATCTGGGCGCCTGGCTTTCACTGGGACCTGCAGCCTGAGCTCGTCCTGCCCTGGCCTCTTCAGATAATCCCAGCCTGGCATCAGTGA